One Synechococcus sp. JA-2-3B'a(2-13) genomic window carries:
- a CDS encoding tetratricopeptide repeat protein, translated as MASDTTGASSASLGRAAIRERNYGTALQLLRRAYRADPSPENARWLATAYEEAGYLQLAALYRELAQERRETPKAIQFQAPKPPSTLEELKQPSPEPPDRKTIPLPQPIPRPTPPASPPDQPIWVYKPTPIDPKSISRQAPLRPQAAEPAPSPQPSAERDDYLPVQHAPDLKNPQQGSPFVRRLNQLHRQFKDQPTAELALQLAEAYDEQKNFKEAQRYYREVLDLDDSWLLRPMVQERLEELRQLQEPTAEQNPWADLSAQNLLKLGEKLEREGEVARAEQVYRQILKMDATLDVHAKARKGLNRLYPDGKR; from the coding sequence ATGGCTAGCGATACGACCGGGGCCAGCTCAGCGAGTTTGGGACGGGCAGCCATTCGAGAGCGCAACTACGGCACTGCTTTGCAGTTGCTCCGGCGAGCTTATCGTGCGGATCCCAGCCCAGAGAATGCCCGTTGGCTGGCCACTGCCTATGAAGAAGCGGGGTACCTGCAATTGGCCGCTCTGTACCGAGAATTGGCCCAAGAGCGCAGGGAGACTCCCAAAGCGATTCAATTTCAGGCCCCCAAACCTCCCAGCACCCTTGAGGAGCTGAAGCAGCCATCTCCTGAACCGCCGGATCGCAAGACCATTCCCTTGCCGCAGCCGATCCCACGCCCAACCCCACCCGCATCTCCTCCGGATCAGCCAATTTGGGTTTACAAGCCCACCCCCATCGATCCCAAAAGCATCAGCCGCCAAGCGCCCCTTCGACCTCAAGCTGCAGAGCCTGCCCCTTCCCCTCAACCATCGGCGGAGAGGGACGACTATCTGCCGGTTCAGCACGCCCCGGATTTGAAAAACCCGCAGCAGGGATCCCCCTTTGTGCGGCGACTGAACCAACTGCATCGCCAGTTTAAGGATCAGCCCACAGCGGAACTGGCGCTACAACTGGCCGAAGCCTACGACGAGCAAAAGAACTTTAAAGAGGCCCAGCGCTACTACCGAGAGGTTTTGGATCTGGATGACTCTTGGCTGTTACGACCGATGGTGCAAGAGCGCCTAGAAGAGCTGCGGCAACTGCAGGAGCCAACAGCCGAACAGAATCCTTGGGCAGATCTCTCAGCCCAAAACTTGCTCAAGCTGGGAGAAAAGTTGGAACGGGAAGGGGAAGTGGCTCGTGCCGAGCAAGTTTACCGGCAGATCCTGAAAATGGATGCCACCCTGGATGTCCATGCTAAGGCTCGCAAGGGTCTAAACCGGCTCTATCCCGACGGAAAGCGGTGA
- a CDS encoding NAD(P)/FAD-dependent oxidoreductase: MGKVVIIGAGLAGLACAKVLSQAGWRDVLVLEKSDGPGGRVRTDKVDGFRLDRGFQVLFTAYPKVRQHLDLGKLDPRPYRPGAILAQPGRCWLLGDPLRDLSSLLPSLLNPLASFGDKLKVLQLRSELARRSPEQVFQEGLGGSDCSLREFLEQYGFSQQICQHFFYPFFRGILLDPDLGSSARLFAFYFKMMAEGSIVTPALGMGELARQLAGHLSPEQIRYQTPVERILAEDGKVRGIRTAKGEEIPAEWVVCATDAPQARAWQAELCPQAPTPIPTQGRAVTCLYFCAPFSLSRGAYLYLNATGQGWINHWVQLTRISPALAPPGQHLYSVVVLGDPPLRDEELAQACQAELQTYFPVAAASRSDKAPLEQLRLLRVYRIPFAQFVQPPGFQQHLVPTHSGLPGLLWAGEYTHQSSIEGSLRSGEQAAAWILQKSA, translated from the coding sequence ATGGGCAAAGTTGTCATCATTGGGGCGGGGCTGGCCGGCTTGGCTTGCGCCAAAGTGCTGAGCCAGGCGGGGTGGAGGGATGTCCTGGTTCTGGAAAAAAGCGACGGCCCTGGGGGGCGGGTGCGTACCGACAAGGTGGATGGCTTTCGCCTGGATCGCGGTTTTCAGGTGCTGTTCACCGCCTATCCCAAAGTGCGACAGCATTTGGATCTAGGCAAGCTCGATCCCCGTCCCTACCGGCCCGGCGCTATTTTGGCTCAACCCGGTCGCTGCTGGCTGTTGGGGGATCCCCTACGGGATCTGTCCAGCCTTCTCCCCTCTTTGCTCAACCCCTTGGCCAGCTTTGGGGACAAGCTCAAGGTGCTGCAATTGCGATCCGAGCTGGCGCGCCGCAGCCCGGAGCAGGTTTTTCAAGAAGGGCTAGGGGGATCCGATTGCTCGCTGCGGGAGTTTCTGGAGCAGTACGGCTTTTCCCAACAGATCTGCCAGCACTTTTTCTACCCCTTTTTCCGCGGGATCCTTCTAGATCCGGATCTGGGCAGTAGCGCCCGCCTCTTTGCCTTTTATTTCAAGATGATGGCCGAGGGATCCATTGTCACCCCGGCCTTGGGCATGGGAGAACTGGCCCGACAACTGGCCGGTCACCTGTCCCCCGAACAGATTCGCTACCAAACCCCGGTGGAGCGCATCCTGGCAGAAGACGGGAAAGTGCGCGGGATCCGCACCGCCAAGGGTGAAGAGATCCCTGCCGAGTGGGTAGTTTGTGCTACTGATGCCCCTCAGGCACGGGCCTGGCAGGCGGAGCTGTGCCCTCAAGCCCCCACCCCCATTCCCACCCAGGGGCGAGCGGTGACCTGTCTCTACTTCTGCGCCCCCTTTTCCCTCAGCCGCGGCGCCTACTTGTACCTCAACGCCACCGGCCAGGGCTGGATCAACCATTGGGTCCAACTTACCCGCATCAGCCCGGCGCTGGCTCCTCCTGGCCAACACCTGTACTCTGTGGTGGTGCTAGGGGATCCCCCCTTGAGGGACGAGGAACTGGCCCAAGCCTGCCAGGCCGAGCTGCAAACTTACTTCCCCGTCGCGGCAGCGTCGCGTAGCGATAAAGCCCCCTTGGAGCAACTGCGCCTGCTGCGGGTGTACCGGATCCCTTTTGCCCAGTTTGTACAACCCCCCGGCTTTCAGCAGCATTTGGTTCCCACCCATAGCGGCCTGCCAGGCCTTCTCTGGGCTGGAGAGTACACTCACCAGAGCAGCATCGAGGGATCCCTGCGCAGCGGCGAACAGGCAGCGGCGTGGATCCTCCAAAAATCCGCCTAG
- a CDS encoding HEAT repeat domain-containing protein gives MTVSALDPANPARLQEIAQRLRSPRSADRMVALAQLRDVPAEQAVPLILQVIDDENLQVRSFAVFALGIKQTDACLPKLLEILTQDPDYGIRADAAGALGYLEDPRAFEALVRAFYEDVEWLVRFSAAVALGNLKDPRAYDVLLRALEGPEELLQQAAIAALGELGDPRALDHILRFAQSEDWLVRQRLAQALGNLPSPKSVSALNYLARDPHDSVAAAALDSLRRLRQRGISETTPEKGSGPANSEEG, from the coding sequence ATGACTGTCTCTGCTTTGGATCCCGCCAACCCCGCCCGTTTACAGGAGATCGCTCAACGCTTGCGCAGCCCGCGTTCTGCAGACCGGATGGTGGCCTTGGCCCAGTTGCGGGATGTGCCGGCAGAGCAGGCGGTGCCGCTGATTTTGCAGGTCATCGACGATGAGAACCTGCAGGTGCGCTCTTTTGCCGTCTTTGCCCTGGGGATCAAGCAAACGGACGCCTGTCTGCCCAAATTGCTGGAAATCCTCACCCAAGACCCGGATTATGGCATTCGCGCCGACGCGGCAGGTGCCCTGGGCTACTTGGAAGATCCGCGGGCTTTTGAAGCTTTAGTGCGTGCTTTCTACGAGGATGTAGAATGGCTGGTGCGCTTCAGTGCCGCGGTGGCCTTGGGGAACTTGAAGGATCCGCGGGCTTACGACGTGCTGCTGCGGGCGTTGGAGGGGCCAGAAGAGCTGCTACAACAGGCGGCCATCGCAGCTTTGGGAGAACTGGGGGATCCGCGGGCCCTGGATCACATCCTGCGGTTTGCCCAATCGGAAGACTGGCTGGTGCGGCAGCGGCTGGCCCAAGCGCTGGGCAATTTGCCTTCCCCCAAGAGCGTTTCTGCTCTCAACTACCTGGCCAGGGATCCCCACGATAGCGTTGCGGCGGCGGCTCTGGATTCGCTGCGGCGCTTGCGGCAAAGGGGCATCTCAGAAACCACCCCTGAGAAGGGATCCGGGCCAGCCAATTCTGAGGAAGGCTAA
- a CDS encoding WD40 repeat domain-containing serine/threonine-protein kinase: MVGQTLGGRYQILEALGSSGQTYLAQDSHHPERLRVVLKRWQAGQNAPHREHSEDSASLRHLFQQEVALREHLGSHEGIPRLLACFEQEGEFYWVEEWVEGPTLEQALLLGNATERGQLTTPSRQMHCHWGHDWTEAEVRALLQDVLQTLAFLNEEGVSCCNLQPSRLIYRQADGRWVLLKWGGEEQGLAFSGSGFGNPYGPRHCSDLYALGLIALQALCGIPPQKLFRDPLTGELRWHDLASTSAPFAAFLDRLVSCNPQQCFPSATAALAALQALPPAESPPAAELLSQPSPVAAEPLQEPTTPPRSPVSLRARPRIPPVWAGGSLAALLALTVAGVWQMRANLGLRGEPKDSVPLTRTGSSGPAKRNGLGLHPTRENGSHASVPTAVTVAEASRSDNDPADWAKSLQLKATLEGPVAVTALAISPDGNLLAAGGDDGVIRLWDPQAGQLLQSWAGHEGSVEALAISPDGTFLVSGGADKTARVWDLATLGDPALSPGDVLARLQLQGHTGLINSVAISPDGRWIASGSADRTIRLWQADNGQLIRTLSPHTAAAAQDTPQRAGITAVAFGPRPTRMNTSRQSEGIPPWILVAANGDPTVHLWDPGSGALLETLKADYPIEQVLLSPDGRYLLAGSTGGILVWNLGTGSLERTLPQTLSGLAALALSPDGRLLASGTDYRAHQIKLWDLRSGEQLRTLGGQTWMVSVLLFGPGRGSVAQRYGQTLLSGGADGSIRIWGPADPAQP, from the coding sequence ATGGTAGGGCAGACCCTGGGTGGCCGCTATCAGATCTTGGAAGCACTGGGATCCAGCGGACAAACCTACTTGGCACAGGATAGCCATCATCCTGAGCGGCTTCGGGTGGTGCTCAAACGCTGGCAGGCCGGCCAAAATGCTCCGCACCGCGAACACAGTGAGGACTCCGCCTCGCTACGGCATCTCTTTCAGCAAGAAGTGGCGCTGCGGGAGCACCTGGGATCCCACGAGGGTATCCCCCGCCTGTTGGCCTGCTTTGAGCAAGAGGGGGAGTTTTATTGGGTGGAAGAATGGGTTGAAGGGCCCACCCTGGAACAAGCTCTATTGCTAGGTAACGCAACCGAGAGGGGCCAGCTAACGACTCCGTCCCGCCAAATGCACTGCCATTGGGGGCACGACTGGACAGAGGCTGAGGTACGAGCCTTGTTGCAGGATGTGCTGCAAACCTTGGCCTTCCTGAATGAGGAAGGGGTGAGCTGCTGCAACCTGCAGCCCTCTCGCTTGATCTACCGTCAGGCGGATGGCCGATGGGTGTTGTTGAAGTGGGGGGGTGAGGAACAGGGTCTGGCTTTTTCCGGCTCTGGCTTCGGGAACCCCTATGGCCCCAGGCATTGCAGCGACCTCTATGCTCTTGGGCTGATTGCCCTGCAGGCCCTCTGCGGGATCCCGCCCCAGAAGCTGTTTCGCGACCCGTTGACGGGGGAGTTGCGCTGGCACGATCTGGCCTCTACTAGCGCTCCTTTTGCTGCTTTTCTGGATCGTTTGGTGAGCTGCAACCCACAACAGTGCTTTCCTTCAGCAACAGCAGCTCTGGCCGCTTTGCAGGCTTTGCCCCCCGCCGAGAGCCCCCCTGCCGCCGAACTCCTGTCCCAGCCCAGCCCTGTCGCCGCCGAGCCCTTACAGGAGCCAACCACCCCACCGCGTTCTCCGGTATCGCTGCGGGCGCGTCCCCGGATCCCACCGGTTTGGGCAGGAGGCAGCTTGGCGGCTTTGCTGGCGTTGACGGTGGCAGGGGTATGGCAGATGAGGGCGAACCTTGGCCTGCGGGGGGAGCCCAAGGATTCTGTCCCCCTCACGAGAACGGGATCCTCTGGCCCGGCAAAGCGCAACGGCCTGGGACTCCATCCTACTCGCGAGAACGGTTCTCATGCCTCCGTCCCCACCGCCGTCACGGTCGCGGAAGCGTCGCGTAGCGATAACGACCCGGCAGACTGGGCCAAGTCTTTGCAGCTCAAGGCTACGCTGGAAGGCCCTGTCGCCGTCACTGCTCTGGCCATCAGCCCGGATGGAAATCTCCTTGCTGCCGGGGGAGACGACGGCGTGATCCGGCTTTGGGATCCCCAGGCTGGCCAACTGCTCCAGAGCTGGGCAGGCCACGAGGGATCCGTTGAGGCACTGGCCATCAGCCCAGATGGTACCTTTTTGGTGAGTGGGGGGGCAGACAAGACGGCACGGGTCTGGGATCTGGCGACCCTGGGGGATCCGGCTCTCTCGCCTGGGGATGTGCTGGCGCGGCTGCAGTTGCAAGGGCACACCGGGTTGATCAACAGTGTCGCCATTAGCCCCGATGGTCGTTGGATTGCCAGTGGCAGCGCCGACCGCACCATCCGCCTTTGGCAGGCCGACAACGGCCAGTTGATCCGCACCCTATCGCCTCACACTGCTGCCGCCGCCCAGGATACCCCTCAGAGGGCAGGCATTACAGCGGTGGCCTTTGGCCCAAGACCCACCCGTATGAATACTTCCCGCCAGTCTGAAGGGATCCCCCCTTGGATCTTGGTGGCCGCCAATGGAGATCCCACCGTTCACCTTTGGGATCCTGGCAGCGGGGCCTTGCTGGAAACCCTAAAGGCCGACTACCCCATCGAGCAGGTGCTTCTGAGTCCAGATGGCCGCTATTTGCTCGCCGGCAGTACCGGTGGCATCTTGGTCTGGAACTTGGGCACGGGATCCTTGGAGCGCACCTTGCCCCAGACTTTGTCCGGCTTGGCCGCCCTTGCCCTCAGCCCTGATGGCCGCTTGCTCGCCAGCGGCACCGATTACCGCGCTCACCAGATTAAGCTCTGGGATCTGCGCAGCGGAGAACAGTTGCGCACCCTGGGCGGCCAGACTTGGATGGTGAGCGTCTTGCTGTTTGGCCCCGGTCGCGGAAGCGTCGCGCAGCGATATGGGCAGACCCTTCTCAGTGGTGGCGCCGATGGCTCAATTCGCATTTGGGGGCCAGCCGACCCAGCTCAGCCCTAG
- a CDS encoding RNA-guided endonuclease InsQ/TnpB family protein, giving the protein MSQAISVRCKLIVPVELRQEIDRTLQRFADACNQILDTAKREKCWNTVKLHHLVYRPVRAATGLKANHVCQALRRVISNAKAVKQVHKFRPTSLTLDARTFKYRESDQAVGVTLMSGRVWLKLKIGGYQIALLRGQTPTSATLSKTKQGEYYINIAVELDTPPTGKTPKVIGVDLGRRDIATASNGRSWSGEHIQAVRDRFSRVRAKVQSKRTRSSRRLLRRLSGRERRYQTWLNHNISKTLVRDAQAIGAALAFEDLTGIRDCLNQKSRSKAERRRTNNWAFYQLRMFVAYKAAIAGVPVVLVPPAYTSQTCHKCLHIHPERGKSYRNGKSFKCGHCGWEGDADHNAAQVISLLGATVNSPEIPKLSCPLGPLGIGIKPAPCA; this is encoded by the coding sequence ATGAGCCAGGCCATATCTGTACGTTGCAAGCTGATAGTCCCTGTAGAGTTGCGTCAAGAAATTGACCGCACCCTGCAGAGGTTTGCTGACGCTTGCAACCAGATTCTGGATACCGCCAAGCGTGAGAAGTGCTGGAACACCGTCAAGCTGCATCACCTGGTCTATCGACCGGTAAGAGCAGCAACGGGGCTGAAAGCCAACCACGTCTGTCAGGCGCTCCGTCGGGTGATTAGCAATGCCAAGGCGGTGAAGCAAGTCCACAAGTTCCGCCCCACCAGTCTGACTTTGGACGCTCGTACTTTTAAGTACCGAGAGTCCGACCAGGCCGTGGGCGTGACCCTGATGAGCGGACGGGTTTGGCTCAAGCTCAAGATTGGCGGTTATCAAATCGCTTTGCTGCGGGGGCAAACGCCCACCAGCGCTACTCTGTCCAAGACCAAGCAAGGGGAGTACTACATCAACATCGCTGTTGAGCTGGATACTCCCCCGACTGGCAAAACTCCAAAGGTAATCGGAGTTGACTTGGGCAGGCGGGATATCGCCACCGCTAGCAATGGACGCTCTTGGAGTGGAGAGCACATCCAGGCCGTCCGTGACCGGTTCAGCCGTGTACGCGCCAAGGTTCAATCCAAACGCACTCGCAGCTCTAGGAGGCTGCTGAGAAGGCTCTCTGGGAGAGAACGGCGCTACCAGACATGGCTGAACCATAACATCAGCAAAACCTTGGTCAGGGATGCCCAGGCTATTGGTGCGGCACTGGCTTTTGAAGACTTGACAGGCATCAGAGATTGCTTGAATCAGAAGTCTCGAAGTAAGGCTGAGCGGCGCAGGACTAACAACTGGGCGTTCTACCAGCTCAGGATGTTTGTAGCCTACAAGGCTGCCATTGCTGGAGTGCCTGTGGTGCTGGTGCCGCCTGCCTACACCAGTCAGACCTGCCACAAATGCCTGCACATCCACCCTGAGCGGGGTAAGTCCTACCGCAATGGTAAGTCGTTCAAGTGTGGGCACTGCGGGTGGGAAGGGGATGCTGACCATAACGCTGCTCAAGTAATCTCTCTCCTTGGGGCGACTGTAAACTCGCCTGAAATTCCGAAACTTAGCTGTCCTCTGGGGCCGCTAGGGATTGGGATAAAGCCCGCACCCTGCGCATAG
- a CDS encoding glycerophosphoryl diester phosphodiesterase membrane domain-containing protein, with protein sequence MKGVNLVAHEDPSVMQNVTLNPFSLLQRSLELVGPIYGPLLILASPGFVIPIVAELIPLAGGILNLAYGLIGAPILAGAAFWLVDQHLKQRTPPLGNSLDRAVSRAVPLVFGSILLVLIVSLGMLLFVLPGIYWGVRLAFTLYAIVLEDKGATEGLGYSWNLVRGRWWGVFWAFLAVGLIFGIAILISFSVGGILGDTLGAAVVGNAAATAVAPILNIYTVLLFRSLQQLQAQAA encoded by the coding sequence ATGAAGGGGGTGAACTTGGTCGCCCACGAGGATCCCTCTGTTATGCAGAATGTTACCCTCAACCCCTTCTCCCTTTTGCAGCGCTCGCTGGAACTGGTAGGCCCTATCTATGGGCCGCTGCTGATCCTGGCTTCTCCTGGCTTTGTCATTCCCATCGTTGCGGAGCTGATCCCGCTTGCCGGGGGGATCCTCAACTTGGCCTATGGCCTGATTGGTGCGCCCATCCTGGCCGGGGCAGCCTTCTGGTTGGTGGATCAGCACTTGAAGCAGCGAACTCCCCCGCTGGGCAACAGCCTGGATCGGGCTGTCTCTAGGGCAGTGCCTCTGGTATTCGGCAGCATTCTGCTGGTGTTGATTGTCTCGCTGGGGATGCTGTTGTTTGTGCTTCCCGGAATCTACTGGGGGGTGAGGCTAGCTTTTACCCTCTACGCGATTGTCCTGGAAGACAAAGGTGCCACGGAAGGGTTGGGCTACAGTTGGAACCTCGTCAGGGGCCGTTGGTGGGGGGTGTTTTGGGCATTTCTGGCCGTGGGTTTGATCTTCGGCATCGCGATCCTGATTTCGTTTTCTGTTGGGGGGATCCTGGGAGATACCCTAGGTGCGGCTGTGGTTGGGAATGCTGCCGCCACGGCAGTTGCGCCTATCCTCAATATCTATACAGTGCTCCTGTTCCGATCCCTGCAGCAGCTGCAAGCGCAAGCAGCGTAG
- the mnmA gene encoding tRNA 2-thiouridine(34) synthase MnmA: MVISPHSSVSPVASPSRPRIVAALSGGVDSSTVAALLQEQGYAVEGVTLWLMRGKGQCCTEGLVDAAAVCEQLGIPHHVVDSRELFQANIVDYLVAGYAEGITPLPCSQCNKLVKFGPLLAYAREKLGISQMATGHYARVRFNAELGRYQLLRAVDRQKDQSYFLYDLSQEHLAHSLFPLGEYTKAQTRQLAARYGLVTADKPESQDLCLIETYGSMRSFLDQYLGQRPGEIVDTQGRVLGSHEGIHHYTVGQRKGLGIASSRPLYVVRIDAAMNRVVVGEREEATQAEAWVSQVNWVSIPAPTGSLAVEVQVRYRTPPVPAMVIPESPERVKLQFAEPQFGVTPGQAAVWYHGDLLLGGGILERPSP, from the coding sequence ATGGTTATCAGCCCCCACTCATCGGTTTCACCTGTTGCATCCCCGTCGCGGCCCCGCATTGTGGCGGCCCTTTCTGGGGGTGTGGATAGCTCTACGGTGGCGGCCCTTTTGCAGGAACAGGGCTACGCCGTGGAGGGGGTCACCCTCTGGCTCATGAGGGGGAAGGGGCAGTGCTGTACCGAAGGCTTGGTGGATGCGGCAGCTGTTTGTGAGCAGCTGGGGATCCCGCACCATGTGGTGGATAGCCGCGAGCTGTTCCAGGCCAACATTGTCGATTACCTGGTAGCCGGCTACGCGGAGGGCATTACTCCCCTGCCCTGCTCCCAATGCAACAAGCTGGTGAAATTCGGCCCGTTGCTGGCCTATGCCCGCGAAAAGCTGGGCATCTCGCAGATGGCCACCGGCCACTACGCACGGGTGCGCTTTAACGCCGAGCTAGGACGTTACCAACTCCTGCGGGCGGTAGATCGGCAGAAGGATCAGTCCTATTTTCTCTACGACCTCAGCCAAGAGCACCTAGCCCATAGCCTCTTCCCCTTGGGCGAGTACACCAAGGCCCAAACCCGTCAGTTGGCTGCCCGCTACGGGCTGGTTACAGCCGACAAGCCCGAAAGCCAGGATCTCTGCTTGATTGAAACCTATGGCTCGATGCGGAGCTTTTTGGATCAGTACCTTGGGCAAAGGCCAGGGGAAATCGTCGATACCCAGGGGCGAGTGCTGGGATCCCATGAGGGCATCCACCACTACACGGTGGGCCAGCGCAAGGGGTTGGGGATTGCCTCTTCCCGTCCGCTTTACGTGGTGCGCATCGATGCGGCCATGAACCGCGTTGTCGTGGGGGAACGGGAGGAGGCTACCCAGGCTGAAGCGTGGGTAAGCCAAGTCAACTGGGTCTCTATCCCGGCGCCGACGGGATCCTTGGCTGTTGAGGTTCAGGTGCGCTACCGTACCCCCCCAGTGCCCGCCATGGTGATCCCGGAATCGCCAGAGCGGGTAAAGCTGCAGTTTGCCGAGCCGCAGTTTGGGGTCACTCCTGGCCAAGCCGCCGTCTGGTACCACGGGGATCTCCTGCTGGGGGGAGGGATCCTGGAGCGCCCTTCTCCCTAG